CCGGCCGGGGTCAGCTGGGTACCGCCGACCTTCACGCGGGGTGCATCCCACCTGCGGTATTGCGTGGTGACGGCACCCGTCCGGATCTGCTCGGCGATCATCCTGGAGATCAGCACACGACCAACCCTAGGCGTTGCCGCAGCCGAGGGTGACCGTCCAGACAAAGCGAGACACCGCCCGCGGTGCGGACGGTGTCTCGGATGTTCGGGCGTTGTGCGAGTCGCCTATCGACGCAGGCCGAGGCGCTCGATCAGCGAGCGGTAGCGCTCGACGTCGACCTTGGCGACGTACTTGAGCAGGCGACGACGGCGACCGACGAGCAGCAGCAGGCCACGACGGCTGTGGTGGTCGTGCTTGTGCTCCTTGAGGTGCTCGGTCAGGTCCTGGATGCGCTTGGTGAGCAGCGCGACCTGGGCCTCCGGCGAACCGGTGTCGGTCTCGTGCAGGCCGTACTCGGCCAGGATGGTCTTCTTCTGTTCGGCGGTCAGCGACATGGCTGCGCTCCTTCGGATTCTCAGTGCCGTGTTTCGAGTTCTCCCCCTGCGGGAGGGTGCGCCGCCACGGACTGCAGCAGCACCGACGAATGAATCTACCAGCGGCGCAGGTCGGGACCCAAATCCGCGCCGTCAGCCGCCGACGTGCACGACGTCGCGCCCCATCCACCACCAGACGATCCCGACGGCGACCGCGCCGGCGACAGATCCGCCGATGATCGCCAGGACGCTCCACGCCGCATATCCGGCCCGGGCACCGAAGCCGACCACGATCGCACCGAGGGCGACGACGAGTCCGGCCACCAGCATGAGCACCACCCACGGCGTCGGGCCGGCAACGGTCGCGGGAAGGTCCTCGGCGCCGATCATCGAGAGGTTGAGCGTCAGACGCAGCGGCCACAGGCAGACCGCCGCGGCCGTCACCGCCACCGCGGCACCACCCGCACCGGCCAGGACCAGCGGGATCGCGCGCGTCGCCCCGTTGCGCGCATCGGCTCGACCGGCCGTCACCGTGCCGACGACTCCGCAGGCCGCCACGACCAGACCGATCGCCAGACTCACCCAACCGAGGCCGAATTGCAGCGAGACATACGCGCGCGAATAGCCAAAGCCGATGCCGGTCGGTCGAATCGCCCCCAACCCCAAATCCGACAAATCCGCCCACGGTGCCACGCTGCACGCGGCGATGACCAGACCGGTGACGATCCACACCGCCGCCACCGCGCGGGAAAGGGTTGCGCTCATGCCCCTCAGCCAATCACAGCGATACCATCTTCTTCGTGAAGAACGTCCTCTATCTCGTCCTCGGCGTCATACTCGGCTTCTTTCTGCTGATCATCGGCATCAACGAAGTCTCCAAGAGCAATCCGACCTGCGGCGGGCAGACGATGAGCCACGGCGACCGATGCGTCTCCTCCAAGGGCGGCGAGAAGGACTACGACGCCCAGCTGAGTTCGGACCACCGCGGCGGCTACTTCATGATCGGAATCGGCGGCCTGATGGGCGTGGGCTCGCTCGCCGTCCTCGTCGGCGCGCTGGTGACGCGCGGCAAACAGCCGCAGCAGCACCCCGCGACTCCCGGTTTTCCGTCGGGCCACCAGCCGCCGCCACCGCCGGGGCTCGGTGCCCCGCCGCAGGCCGGACCCCCGGCATCCCAGCCGGGTTACGCCGCTCCCCCGCCGCCGCCCGGCTACATCGCCCCGCCACCGCCGCCACCGCGGGATCCCGGTCCGCTCTCGCCGCGGACCAAGGGCCAGTAGCGCTACTCCGGCACGGCGAGGACCACGCGGGTCTTGTCGACGTCGTCGGCGATGGCCTTGATCAGCTCGTCGATCGAATCGAAGCGCTCCATCGGCCGAATCCGGTCGACGAAGTCGACGGCGACGTGTTGCCCGTACAGGTCGGCCTTGGTGTCCAGCACGAAGGCTTCGACGGTGCGGGCGCGCCCGGAGAAGGTCGGGTTGGTGCCGACGGAAACCGCCGCCGGATACCGCTCCCCGTGCTTGACCTCGCCCAGCGTCGCGCCGGGGCCGATCACGGTGAACCAACACGCGTACACCCCGTCGGCCGGGATGGCCGCATGCATGGGCGGGGCGACGTTGGCCGTCGGGAAGCCCAGTTCCCGTCCCCGGCCGTCACCGCGCACCACGACGCCCTCGACGCGATGCGGGCGGCCCAGCGCCTCCGCCGCCGACGCCACGTCACCGGCCGCGACACAGGAACGGATATAGGTCGACGAGAAGGTGACGGCGTGTTCCCCGAACAGGGAGACCGCCTCCACCTCGAACCCGAACCGCTCGCCGAATTCGCGCAGCTTGTCGACGTTGCCGGCCGCCTTGTGCCCGAAGGTGAAGTTGTCGCCGACCACCACCACCGCCGCGTGCAGCGTCTCGACGAGGACGCCGTGGGCGAAGTCCTTGGGCGATCGCGCGGCCAACGCCGGGGTGAACGGCATGACGCAGAACACGTCGATGCCCATCTCCTCGGCCAGCTCCGCGCGACGGGTCAGCGTCGAGAGCTGCGGCGGATGGGTGCCCGGCCGCACCACCTCGGCGGGATGCGGGTCGAAGGTCATCAGCACTGACGGCAGTCCGCGCTCCGCGGCCGCCGTCGTCGCCGCCTTGATCAGCTGGGCATGCCCGCGGTGCACCCCGTCGAACACACCGATCGTGACCACGCAGCGGCCCCAGTCAGCTGGAATGTCGTCCAGACCTCGCCATCGCAACACTCCGCTCACCTTACCCGTCCACGCGGGGCGCAATCGGGCGCCGGGCATCACTAGACTGAACGCCATGCCACGTGGGAACGAACGGTCGGAACTGACGTCGGTCGCCCAGGACTATCTGAAGGTGATCTGGGCCGCCCGCGAGTGGGACGAGGTCAAAGTCACCACCTCGATGATCGCCGAGCGCCTCGAGGTATCGCCGTCGACCGCGTCGGAGGGGATTCGCAAACTCTCCGAGCAGGGCCTGCTCGAGCACGAGAAATACGGCGCGATCACGCTGACGGAGGCGGGCCGTCGCGCCGCCGTCGGCATGGTGCGCCGCCACCGGCTCCTGGAGACCTACCTGGTCTCCGAACTGGGCTACACGTGGGACGAGGTCCACGACGAGGCGGAGATCCTCGAGCACGCGGTGAGCGATCGGCTGATGGAGCGGATGGACGCCAAACTCGGCCACCCGCGCCGCGACCCGCACGGCGACCCCATTCCCTCACCCGACGGGGAGATCACCAGCCCGGAGGTCTGCCTGCTGGCCGACCTCGCCGACGGCGAATCGGGCACCATCGCCCGTATCTCCGACACCGATCCGGCGATGCTGCGCTATTTCGACGAGGTCGGTATCGCACTCGACGGCCGCGTGCGCGTCACCGAGAAGCGGCCGTTCGCCGGCACGACGACCATCACCGTCGACGACGCGGAGCAGGCGATCACCCTCGGCGACGTCGCGGCCAGGGCGATCTTCGTCGCACCCTGATCGTCGTCAGTGGTCCTGCTCGCCGATGCGGTGGACGTGGATCATGTTCGTCGAGCCGACGGTCGCCGGTGGCGCCCCGGCGACGATGACCACGGTGTCGC
This genomic interval from Gordonia sp. X0973 contains the following:
- a CDS encoding bifunctional riboflavin kinase/FAD synthetase, with the protein product MLRWRGLDDIPADWGRCVVTIGVFDGVHRGHAQLIKAATTAAAERGLPSVLMTFDPHPAEVVRPGTHPPQLSTLTRRAELAEEMGIDVFCVMPFTPALAARSPKDFAHGVLVETLHAAVVVVGDNFTFGHKAAGNVDKLREFGERFGFEVEAVSLFGEHAVTFSSTYIRSCVAAGDVASAAEALGRPHRVEGVVVRGDGRGRELGFPTANVAPPMHAAIPADGVYACWFTVIGPGATLGEVKHGERYPAAVSVGTNPTFSGRARTVEAFVLDTKADLYGQHVAVDFVDRIRPMERFDSIDELIKAIADDVDKTRVVLAVPE
- the rpsO gene encoding 30S ribosomal protein S15, which encodes MSLTAEQKKTILAEYGLHETDTGSPEAQVALLTKRIQDLTEHLKEHKHDHHSRRGLLLLVGRRRRLLKYVAKVDVERYRSLIERLGLRR
- a CDS encoding metal-dependent transcriptional regulator encodes the protein MPRGNERSELTSVAQDYLKVIWAAREWDEVKVTTSMIAERLEVSPSTASEGIRKLSEQGLLEHEKYGAITLTEAGRRAAVGMVRRHRLLETYLVSELGYTWDEVHDEAEILEHAVSDRLMERMDAKLGHPRRDPHGDPIPSPDGEITSPEVCLLADLADGESGTIARISDTDPAMLRYFDEVGIALDGRVRVTEKRPFAGTTTITVDDAEQAITLGDVAARAIFVAP